One Haliaeetus albicilla chromosome 11, bHalAlb1.1, whole genome shotgun sequence genomic window carries:
- the DKK1 gene encoding LOW QUALITY PROTEIN: dickkopf-related protein 1 (The sequence of the model RefSeq protein was modified relative to this genomic sequence to represent the inferred CDS: inserted 1 base in 1 codon; deleted 1 base in 1 codon), which translates to MTEPSGRVGGGWFXGAHRHNHHPPPPPPPPPRGPFEISSAVPSSPRGRAQEAAPGGIKAAAGSAGSCCSGVAGAAGHPPPGTRGREGTGRAGTRMRGLVAVLAALSCAAPAGRAAAPAGALSSNAIKGPPPGGAAEASAAPAAPFDGSNKPPPAATRQPFPCAEDEDCGPEEFCGGAARGGGAPLCLACRRRRKRCLRDAMCCPGTTCSNGLCTPPEPVHGATEMDEVGAEALPRRTPAPAWLPTAKGEEGDFCLRSSDCAAGLCCARHFWSKICKPVLREGQVCTRHRRKGTHGLEIFQRCQCAEGLACRLQREHGPADASRLHTCQRH; encoded by the exons ATGACGGAGCCCTCGGGGCGGGTGGGGGGAGGATGGT TGGGGGCTCATCGGCacaaccaccaccccccccctcctcctcctcctcctccccggggGCCCTTTGAAATCTCATCCGCCGTGCCCTCCTCCCCGAGGGGGCGGGCGCAGGAGGCAGCCCCCGGGGGTATaaaggcggcggcgggcagcgcaGGTAGCTGCTGCTCGGGGGTCGCGGGAGCTGCGGGACACCCACCACCGGGGACCAGG GGCCGGGAGGGGACGGGCCGGGCCGGGACGAGGATGCGGGGGCTGGTGGCGGTGTTGGCGGCGTTGAGCTGcgcggccccggcggggcgggcggcggcgcccgcAGGCGCCCTCAGCTCCAACGCCATCAAgggaccccccccggggggAGCGGCCGAAGCCagcgccgcccccgccgctcccTTCGACGGCAGCAACaagccgccgccggccgccacCCGGCAG cctttccCGTGCGCCGAGGACGAGGACTGCGGCCCGGAGGAGTTTTGCGGGGGGGCGGCCCGCGGGGGGGGTGCCCCGCTCTGCCTCGCCTGCCGGAGACGCCGCAAGCGCTGCCTGCGCGACGCCATGTGCTGCCCCGGCACGACCTGCAGCAACG GGCTCTGCACCCCCCCGGAGCCTGTCCACGGAGCCACCGAGATGGACGAGGTGGGTGCCGAAGCTCTGCCCCGACGGACGCCCGCTCCCGCGTGGCTCCCCACTGCCAAAG GTGAGGAGGGGGACTTCTGCCTGCGCTCGTCGGACTGCGCAGCCGGGCTGTGCTGCGCCCGTCACTTCTGGTCCAAAATCTGCAAGCCGGTGCTGCGGGAAGGGCAGGTGTGTACCCGGCACCGGCGGAAAGGCACCCACGGCCTGGAGATCTTCCAGCGGTGCCAGTGCGCCGAGGGGCTGGCGTGCCGCCTCCAGCGAGAGCACGGCCCCGCCGATGCCTCCCGCCTGCACACCTGCCAGCGGCACTGA